The DNA sequence GACTCTTCCAGGGACGCGGCCCCGTCCATCAATCCCCACTGTAATGGAACCAACATAAGGAACTACTAGTACTACAATCAGGATTGGAGTGCCCCAGCAGCGCGAAAAACTCCAGGAACGCACCGCGCTCACCGCGAGTCGCCGGAACTGCCTTTTCTACCGATTCTTGGGACAACCAACGGTAGTAGAGGGTTGGAGCGTTGAATTTGGTGGGTTGCTTGGAATACGACCCGATGCAGGACTAGAACACCCAGTTGCGCGTTTAGCGCTCCATATCGAAGCACGGGACGAGTCGAACCGGATAGGCAGACAGCTTCCTGTTCGCAGTAGACATCGACGTACTTCGTCACTTGTCACCAGTTACGAATCGCGAGTAACGAACAGCGACAGGGCTCTCTATCGTTTGACGTCGTGCTTGACACCGATGTGTTTCGGACGGAATTCTGATGTCTCTCCTGAGCGGCACAATACAGGTCATGCTCTCGGCCGTGAATGCGCGACGGGACGCGCTCCCGTCTCAGCGATAGAGCTTCGACTCTCGCATAAGCACGGACGCCGCGAAGGCGTTGCCCTTCGGCGACCAGTGGCGGTCACAAGAGTGGAAGAACTCGAATGTGCTCTCGCCAGCCATCGGGCCGATCAAGTCAATGAACTCGATGTCGAGTTCCTGGCAGAGAGCTCGCATGTCGCTCGAGAACGGGGGTGCGCCGTTCTTTGCATACTCCACGAAATCTACCTCTCGTGGAATCGCGAAGATCATCATTCGCTTGTTTGCTGCGAGAGAGCGGATCTTCTCGATCGAATAGCGCATGCGATCCCATTCATCACGCGTGTAGTGGTAGTAGCGGCTCTGGTCGGGAGCAGCGAGCTTCCGCATCTTGCGCGAGTACTTGTACGCGGCGATGTTCCAGCTCACGAAGTGATACCCGTAGGTGTAGTCTCGAAGGGTGGATCTCGCGACGGAGACCAGCCCGGGTCGTTCGTTGAACTCCGAGTCTGCAGGGTCGTTCAGGTTGTAGGTCAGTGTGTAGTCGGGGTAGCTGCCCTCCCAGTAGACTCGATAGCGCTTCGAATCTCGCCATGCGTCGGGGGCATCGTCAGTGAAGTCGTTGTCCGGAAGGATCGCGAGGATCACCGCGTCGTGATCGAATCCCTGGGCCAGCGATGCGTAAAGCTTGTACTCGCCGACGGGGCCGAAACCGCCAGCCGTCCCGAAGTTGAGATGCTCGATCCCTGACCGAACCGCGAGAAGGTTCGTGAGCCGGTCGTCGTCGGCGACCCCGTAGCCCTCTACGAATGAGTCGCCCAGCACAACGATCCGAGACTCGCTGGATCGTCGGTCTCGCTCCTTGTCTCGGGCACCGTAACTATTTGCCTTGTAGACGACGTCGAAGCAGGACTTCGCGTGGCGAAACTCGATCTTGTGATGCCAGACACCCCAGTTCGGATTGATGTCCGCCCAGAACGGCTGCGTCCCCGACTTCGAGTACGAGGGACGAGTCGCCGGAACGGTCTCCGTCTCGATCGCGATCATCGAGCCGCACTCGAAGGCTCCGATACCGAGGAGCAGAGACACGAGCAGGGAGAAGAACTTGATTCCGAGACGGGTCTTGTTCACCATTCCCGCGTTTCTCGCGCATGGAGGCGCGCGGGGACAAGGTCGGCGCTGCACTTGACCTGGAGGTCGAAGTTCTCTCGCACGAGGTCGAACTCATTGCAAACCAGCAGCGACATTACGTGAAGCATCAGGCGTAAACGAATACCTGAGTCCTGGCGGACCATCAAGCGGGCTACACGTGGATTCAACTCGCAGGCTCGATGAGCAGAAAGAGACGAGCGCGACTCCGCCCCATCGATGGAGTCTCACCCTCTCTCGCGCGCCGATGGCGGGAGAATGCGGCTACCACAGCGACGCCCGAAGACAGGGATGACTTTCTCGTTCTAGCTTTACATAAGACCCGTTATCGGGTTGTTTCGCAAAAATGCGGCTCGGATTGCCTAATCCCTCCTCTGCTTCCTTTCCAAGATCGGCGGAGTGGTGAATCGGTGCAACCCGTCGATGTTCTTTTGTCGAGTGGATCCCGATCGAAGAGACTTTAAAGGAGTTTTTTCCGCAATTCGGTGAAACGTTCTTTCAAGTGCATCGTGTTTCCAAGCGTTTCGTGAGTCGTCATTTCCTGGGCGCCAACAGATTTCCGCCAAGCGGCCAACTTTGTAGCCAACTCCTTCACTTTATTCGGCCGTTCAGCTGCGAGGTTCCGTCGCTCGGCCGGATCGGCTTCGAGGTCATAGAGTTCGAAGACGTCGGGCTGGCCGAGAAGATTTCTTTCGTAGGATTCGATCAGCTTCAGGTCACCTACCCGAATCGCGCCCTGTGGTCCCAACCCGTAGCGGTGATAGTGGGGAAAATGAAAGTAGAGCGTATCTCGGCCGAGTCGGCTCGACGGATTGCGGAAAAGTTCGGAAAGGTCCAATCCGTCGAGGTTTTCGAGGGAATCCGCAACCCCAGCCAATGACGCAAACGTCGGCAAGAAGTCGTTGCTGATGACGAGTTCGTCACTGGTGGTTCCGGAAGGTATCTGGCCCGGCCATTTCACGATCAAGGGCGATCGGATTCCACCCTCGTAAAGGTCGCCTTTGCTGCCCCGCAATGGGAGACCGTCCTTGGCACCGAGATGACCATTGTCTGAAAAGAACACGATCAGGGTTCTCTCTTCGATCCCCAGCTCTCGTACGCGCTCGAGTAGCCGCCCGATGCTCGCGTCCAGGACCTCGAGCATGGCGCCCTGGATCGGGTTGTGGTGGCCCTGTTTGACGTCGTTGCCGCTGCCGGATTTTTGGCGGAATTTCGCAACCAACGATTTCTTCTCGATTTCGGGGTCATGAATGCTGTTGTGAGAGACATACGCGAAAAAGGGTCGGTCGCGGTTCGTTTCCATGAAAGCCAGTGCTTGATCCGTAATGTGGCGAACGTGCTGGTAGTCACCTGCGTAGGGACTGGGCGGACCGGACTTGTACTTGTGGGTAGTGAGCACCTCGTCGAACCCCTGAGATCCGGGGTCACCCGGACGACCCGGCGCGTAGTCCTTGTCCTTGTTGAGGTGCCATTTTCCGAAATGCCCTGTCACGTAACCAGCCGCTTGCAACACCTCTGCCACGGTAACTTCTTCGAGCGGGAGCGACTTGGCAAAATCCGGGGTGACGGTGACCCGGTCGAAGTTGCGGCTAGTCGGGATGTTGACCGTGAGATGGGTTCGCGCCGGATACTTGCCGGTCATGATCGATCCCCGAGTCGGGGAGCAAACCGGTGCCGCCGCGTAGGCCTGGGTAAAGCGCATGCCATCAGCGGCCATTTGGTCGAGAACCGGCGTCTCGTGGTAGCTGGTGCCGTAGCTGCCCAGCTGATGCCACCCGAGATCATCCGCCAGAATGAAGAGGATGTTGGGGCGGTCCGCTGGCGCGGTCCGGTCGTCCAACTCGGCCATTTCGGCCGCGCTGTCCCGCGCTTCGGGCGTGGTCGAACTTGAGACGATCAGGCCAACGACAAGAACCAGTAAAGACCCAATGACTGAAAGGTGCGCTTTCTTCATCGGAGCTGGCACTTTCCTGTGTTTCAGCAGTCCGAATGCCGGATTGAGCACCTCCCATCCCCGGCCTAGGTCGAAAATACGGACCTATTTGTACTACACACAGGGTTGGAGTGCCCCAGAAAAGCGCGACGAGTTCCAGACGCAATAAAGGAGAGCCGGTGTCCCGACTCTCCTTTGATTTAGCGAGGTTCGCTGTCGCCAGCGACCCAGGCTAGCTTCGGCGTCGTCCCAGCTGCGTCAACCCGATCAGGCCCAGCATCAACATGACAGCCGAAGATGGCTCTGGCACAACGGCAGCGCCAAA is a window from the Myxococcales bacterium genome containing:
- a CDS encoding sulfatase, with translation MKKAHLSVIGSLLVLVVGLIVSSSTTPEARDSAAEMAELDDRTAPADRPNILFILADDLGWHQLGSYGTSYHETPVLDQMAADGMRFTQAYAAAPVCSPTRGSIMTGKYPARTHLTVNIPTSRNFDRVTVTPDFAKSLPLEEVTVAEVLQAAGYVTGHFGKWHLNKDKDYAPGRPGDPGSQGFDEVLTTHKYKSGPPSPYAGDYQHVRHITDQALAFMETNRDRPFFAYVSHNSIHDPEIEKKSLVAKFRQKSGSGNDVKQGHHNPIQGAMLEVLDASIGRLLERVRELGIEERTLIVFFSDNGHLGAKDGLPLRGSKGDLYEGGIRSPLIVKWPGQIPSGTTSDELVISNDFLPTFASLAGVADSLENLDGLDLSELFRNPSSRLGRDTLYFHFPHYHRYGLGPQGAIRVGDLKLIESYERNLLGQPDVFELYDLEADPAERRNLAAERPNKVKELATKLAAWRKSVGAQEMTTHETLGNTMHLKERFTELRKKLL